The Calditrichota bacterium genome window below encodes:
- a CDS encoding universal stress protein produces MFKRIVCPVGLAPDTYYAVPTAAQLADLYGAELILLHLDDRFLSETEMVMLRTSVADKQEEFRLRAVEEKASIEAIANGMDLKTAVTRVVLREGFRERDIPREAEDLGADLIVVHSSGRNTMVEHVVGSTSESILKHARISVLVLFRK; encoded by the coding sequence ATGTTCAAACGGATCGTCTGTCCGGTCGGACTCGCACCGGACACTTACTACGCGGTGCCAACCGCGGCACAACTTGCCGACCTCTATGGAGCCGAACTGATCCTGCTCCATCTTGACGACCGGTTTCTGTCGGAGACGGAAATGGTGATGCTGCGAACCAGCGTTGCCGATAAACAGGAGGAATTTCGCCTCCGGGCGGTCGAGGAGAAGGCCAGCATTGAGGCTATTGCAAATGGAATGGACCTAAAGACTGCGGTTACCAGGGTGGTGCTAAGAGAAGGCTTCCGGGAGCGCGACATTCCCCGCGAAGCCGAAGACCTCGGCGCGGATCTCATCGTCGTCCATTCATCCGGCCGTAACACCATGGTGGAGCACGTCGTAGGTTCGACGTCGGAGTCGATCCTGAAGCATGCTCGGATTTCGGTGTTGGTGTTGTTCAGGAAGTAG